The following proteins are co-located in the Solea senegalensis isolate Sse05_10M linkage group LG12, IFAPA_SoseM_1, whole genome shotgun sequence genome:
- the rab9b gene encoding ras-related protein Rab-9B: MSGKSLLLKVILLGDGGVGKSSLMNRYVTDRFDSQSFHTIGVEFLNRDLEVDGRLVTLQIWDTAGQERFKSLRTPFYRGADCCLLTFAVNDLQSFQNLGCWKKEFMYYSDVKDPERFPFVVLGNKVDMEQREVGEDEARAWCEENGCCPYFETSAKDDTNVTAAFEAAVREVLAAEDQIDHALLGSTIDLHGNRKSSRASCC, from the coding sequence ATGAGTGGAAAGAGCCTGCTGCTAAAGGTCATTCTGCTTGGGGACGGAGGAGTGGGCAAGTCCTCATTGATGAACCGTTATGTCACAGACCGCTTTGACTCCCAGTCCTTTCACACCATCGGTGTGGAGTTTCTCAACCGGGATCTGGAGGTTGACGGGCGCCTTGTCACTCTTCAGATCTGGGACACAGCCGGTCAGGAGCGCTTCAAGTCCCTGCGCACGCCCTTTTACAGAGGCGCCGACTGCTGCCTGCTCACTTTCGCTGTGAATGACCTGCAGAGCTTCCAGAACCTTGGCTGCTGGAAGAAGGAGTTTATGTATTACTCGGACGTTAAAGACCCGGAGCGGTTTCCTTTTGTGGTACTTGGCAATAAGGTAGACATGGAGCAgagggaggtgggggaggaCGAAGCACGGGCGTGGTGTGAGGAGAATGGATGCTGTCCTTACTTTGAAACCAGTGCTAAGGATGACACTAATGTCACAGCTGCATTTGAGGCAGCCGTCAGAGAGGTTCTGGCTGCTGAGGACCAGATTGACCATGCACTTCTGGGTAGTACTATTGATCTCCATGGCAACCGCAAATCCTCTCGTGCATCTTGCTGCTGA